One window of Bos javanicus breed banteng chromosome 1, ARS-OSU_banteng_1.0, whole genome shotgun sequence genomic DNA carries:
- the LOC133254308 gene encoding olfactory receptor 5K4-like, with amino-acid sequence MAKENQSLTTEFFLKGLTDHPVLKTLLFQVFLTIYLITMVGNLGLVALIFMERHLHTSMYFFLGNLALMDFCCSSAITPKMLQNLFSKDRMISLYECMVQFYFLCLAETADCFLLAAMAYDRYVAICKPLQYHTMMSKKLCIQMTTGAYIASNLHSMIHVGLLLRLTFCRSSQIDHFFCDILPLYRLSCTDPYINELMIYIFSMPIQIITIATVLISYVYILFTVFKMKSREGRGKALSTCASHFLSVSIFYICLLMYIRPFEEGDKDIPVAIFYTIVIPLLNPFIYSLRNKEVINVLKKIMRTCNILKQT; translated from the coding sequence ATGGCTAAGGAAAACCAATCTTTGACAACTGAGTTCTTTCTCAAAGGACTTACAGATCATCCAGTGCTGAAGACCCTTCTGTTTCAGGTGTTTCTTACCATCTATCTGATCACTATGGTGGGCAATCTTGGTCTGGTGGCATTGATTTTTATGGAACGTCATCTTCACACTTCAATGTACTTCTTTCTGGGTAACCTCGCTCTGATGGATTTCTGTTGCTCCAGTGCCATAACCCCCAAGATgctacagaatttattttctaaagacagaatgatctccctCTATGAATGCATggtacaattttattttctctgccttGCTGAAACTGCAGATTGCTTTCTCCTGGCAgcaatggcctatgaccgctatgtggccatctgcaaaccactGCAGTACCACACTATGATGTCaaagaaactctgcattcagatgaccACAGGAGCCTACATAGCTAGTAACCTGCATTCTATGATTCATGTAGGACTTCTACTGAGGTTAACTTTCTGTAGATCTAGTCAAATTGACCACTTTTTCTGTGACATTCTTCCACTATATAGACTTTCCTGTACTGACCCTTATATTAATGAactaatgatatatattttttcaatgccAATTCAAATCATTACCATTGCCACTGTCTTGATTTCTTATGTTTACAttcttttcactgttttcaaaatgaaatccaGAGAAGGGAGAGGTAAAGCCTTATCTACTTGTGCATCCCACTTTCTATCTGTCTCAATATTCTACATTTGTCTTCTCATGTATATTCGACCATTTGAAGAAGGGGATAAAGATATACCAGTGGCAATTTTTTACACAATAGTAATTCCTTTATTAAACCCTTTTATTTATAGCCTGAGAAATAAGGAAGTGATAAATGTTCTGAAAAAAATTATGAGGACCTGTAATATTCTTAAACAAACTTAA